TACAAACCTGTCTTTCTTATACTGTCGCTGGTATTGCCAAATTAGTTTCTGCAGAATGGCGTGCTTCTACAGCGATCAAGGATGTATTTTCTACCAAGACTTATGGCTCAAGATGGGCAGCAGTGCTGCTGAAAAAATATCCCGGAGTAAATGTATTCTTATGCTGGAATGTGATGATTATGGAGACCTTATTTCCTTTATGTCTGATATTGCCTTCCAATTATGCATTGATATTTATTATCTGGGGATTTTTGTTTCATCTTTTGACGGCTATAATTATGGGGTTAAACTCATTCTTCTGGGCCTTTATGGCAGCATATCCAGCCCTGTTTTATGTCAATCATCAAATTCAGGCCTACCTTTATTAAATCAAAAAAGACAAATGGCATCTGCTTTAACTATAAAAAAGGATATTATACTATTTGACGGAATATGCAATTTCTGTAATAGTTATATCAATTATGTAATCAGTCATGATGAGCATAACAGATTTGTTTTTGCGTCATTGCAAAGTGATACGGCAAAAGAACTATCTGCAGCTCATCAGATTGATCTGCAAAGTCTGAACAGCATTATTGTCATACATCATAAAAAGATATTTACCCGGTCTGATGGTATTATCCATATTGCAAAACATTTAAAAAGTAAATGGTCATGGCTCTTGCTGCTGGCCGGATATATACCTCAGTCAGTCAGAGATTACTTTTACACTTTATTTGCCAACAGACGATATAGCTGGTTTGGACAGGCAGACAGCTGTATGATCCCGACCAAAGAGGTCAGAGAAAAATTTCTGACCTGAACTCAAAGCCGGATAAATTACCAGCTCATTAAATCCATTACTCTTTTAAATTCATCCTGCACAGTCGCCTGTATATGTATATCTTCCTGCGTAACAGGATGTTTAAACTGAAGTTCTGAAGCATGTAATAACATGGTCGTCATTTCCCACTGTTCTTTAAAAAATCTGTTCTGCTTATTACAACCGTGTTTGCGGTCACCGATAATCGGATAAAAGATATGGGCAAAATGTTTGCGAAGCTGATGCATTCTTCCGGTTGTCGGACTGGCTTCAACCAATGAATACCTGGATGTAGGATGTTTACCAAATGCAACCTCAAGTTCTGCTCTTTTGAGTGTAACAAAGGCAGTAAAAGCTTCCTGAATAGTCCCGTTTTCTTTAGCCAGCGGATAATCTATTTCTTCACTGTCAGGCGCATAACCTCTCACTATGGCAAGGTATTTCTTTTTCACCTCTCCATTCTGGAACTGCTGCTGCATAGCAATTTCAACGTCTTTCTCAAAAGCAAATAATAATAAACCGCCGGTTTTCCTGTCTAAACGATGTACCGGACTCACGCGTCTGTCTACCTGATCTCTTAGCATCTGCAAAGCAAATTCTTTTGCATCATTGGCTATAGATGAGCGGTGTACAAGTAATCCGTGTGGTTTATTGATCGCAATTAAATGATCGTCCTGGTATACAATTTCAAGCATTATTTTTTTTCGCGAATATAGGTTTTTATATACAGATTCATATATTGCCCCTTAATGGAATCAGACCAAAAGATCATCAGACAAAGCAAATGGATGTGGGAAAACTGTTTACCCCACATTTCTCTGGACTGCGTAGTATTCGGTTTTCATGATAATCAGCTCAAAGTGCTGTTGCTGAAAATGGAGGCCACTCAGAAATGGTTATTACCGGGTGGTTTTGTGCTCAAAAATGAACATCTGCAGGATGCTGCTCACCGGGTATTATTTGAACGCACAGGAGCTGAACGTATATATCTGCAGGAATTTGGTGTATTTGGAAGTTTAAACCGTTCTGAAGGATTCTTTGAAAGCTATCCTGATGATTTGTGGTATAAGCAGCGCTTTATCTCTGCAGGGTTTTACGCACTGGTAGATTATACTGCAGTTAATGTAACACCTGATGAATATAGCGATACCTGTCAGTGGAGCAATATTGATGATTTACCTGAACTGGCAATGGATCATCAGTTAATCTATGACAATGCTTTAGCTATATTAAGACAGCAGCTCAGTCATAAACCCATTGGTTTAAATCTTCTTCCGGAAAGATTTACAATTTCAGAACTACAAAAACTATATGAAACCATATTGGGCAGGTCACTGAACAGAGGCAATTTTTACCGCCGTATTATGCGGTTTGGTATCCTGGTTAAACAGGAAGATCCCCGTAAAGGCGGGGCACATAAAGCGCCCTACCTTTACAGCTTTGATCCTCTGAAATATCAGGAGTCCCTGCAGGGACTTGATTGGTAGTGGCTATTTCCAGCCACCACCTAATGCGCGGTAAAGATTAACCACCGCTTGTAATTTCTGTAAATGGTCACTCACACCACTTAACTGTGCAGCCAGTAAACTTTGTTCTGATGTTAATACATCGGTATAATTTGTGGCAGAGCTATAGCGCAATAAATCCTGTGTATAGTCTACTGCTTTAACCAGTGCAGCAACTTGTTTGGCTCTTGAGTCCTGTTTCTCTACTGCAGTCTGATATGCGTAAAGTGCATTTGATACCTCCTGCCCTGCAACCAGCAAACTTTGCTGAAAGTTATTCATGGCCTGTATTTGTTGTGACTGAGCCGTTTTTAAACGGGCTTTGTTTAAACCCTGGTTAAAAATTGGCTGGGTCAGTCCTCCTACTAAATTATAAAAGACAGATTTATCAAAAAAGTTTTTCAGTGTCAGATTGGAGAATCCACCACTGGCTGTTAATGTTAAACTTGGATAGAAATAAGTTCTGGCCAGATTGGTATTTTCAAAAGCACCTCTGAAGGCAAGTTCAGCCTGCTGAACATCAGGGCGGTTTTGCAATAACTGAGCTGGAACACCAGTAGCCAATGCTGCAGGAACTGACTGCGATTCCATTGTACTTCTGTCAACAGTTCCAGGATTCTCGGCCAGCAGGATATGCATGGCATTTTCTGCTTCCCTGATACTCTTTTTCAGATCTGGTATAGAAACTTCAGTTGCATAACGGCTTGCTTCACTTTGTACTACAGCTGCTCCGTTAACTACTGCACCTTCTTTTAAGGTTTTCATAGTTTCTACATTGATAATTCTGCTTTTAAGCGTTTCCTGTGTGATAGCCAGCTGCTGATCTAAAGCCAGTAAACTATAATAGTTATTGGCAATATCTGCAATCAGCTGTGTCTGAATTGCTTTTTTAGCTGCATCTGTTTCCAGGTATTTTGCTAAAGCTGCTCTTTTACTACTGCTTAGTTTTCCCCAGATATCTGCTTCCCAGGATGTACTTAAGGACAATTTATAAGTATTGGTCAGCGTATTAATATTAATCCCGGGAGGAAAATTCAATCCTGCAGAAGACTGTTTACTTCTGGTTACACTGGCATCAGCACTTAAAGTAGGCAGATAAGCCAGTTTCGCCTGTTGCAGCGTAGCCTGTGCCTGTAATATGTTCTGGATTGCATTTTTCAGATTCACATTCTGATCCAGACCTCTCTGAATTAAAACCTTCAGCTTCTCATCGGTAAACAGGGTCTGCCATGGCTGGGAAGCCATGGTTGCAGAATCTGTTACATTTTGTCCGCGATACAGTCCGTCGGTATTCACTTTCGGTGTTTCGTAGGTTTTCGTTACTGAACACGCACTGAAAAGAGCTGCAGCGGCCAGCAGGGCAAAAACCTGTTTGTTATATTTATGAGTCATTTTATTCGTTCTAAAATTTATAATTCTTCTTCCTCATCATCCTCATCATAGCTTTTCTTAGCCGGACCACTGATTTTTTCCTGTAGATTCTGGAAAATGATAAACAATACCGGGATTACAAATACACCGAGTAATGTTCCGATCAGCATTCCTCCTACTGCACCGGTACCAATGGATTTGTTACCCACCGCACCTGCACCAGTAGAAAACATCAGCGGCACTAATCCGAAGATAAAGGCAAATGAAGTCATCAGAATTGGTCTCAGACGGGCAACGGCACCTTCAATAGCCGACTGTACCACTGGCATTCCGTTTCTTCTTCTGTCTAAGGCAAATTCTACGATCAGAATACCGTTTTTGGCCAGTAATCCGATGAGCATGATCAGTGAGATCTGGAGATAAATATTACTGTTCAGCTTAAAGATGATAGAGAACAGATAAGCTCCTGCCAGTCCGAAAGGAATAGATAATAGAACTGCGAAAGGCAGAATATAACTTTCATACTGCGCACTTAACAGGAAGTACACGAAAATAAGACATAAAACAAAGATGAATATAGTTTCACTGCCCGAGGCCAGCTCTTCTCTGGTCAGACCGGAGAACTCATATCCATAACCGGCTGGCAATGTTGTAGCAGCTACTTCCTGAATGGCTTTAATTGCATCACCAGAACTGAAACCCGGATTAGGTGCGCCAGTGATAGATATAGAGCTGAAAAGGTTAAACCTTGAAATAGATTCCGGACCATATACCCTTGTCATTTTCACAAATTCTGTAATCGGCGCCATATTACCAGCGTTATTTCTGACAAATATTTTATTTAATCCTTCTGGGTTAGCACGGAATTCGGCCGCTGCCTGTACCATGACTCTGTATTGCTTTCCAAACTTATTGAAGTTGGAAGCATACAACCCGCCATAATAACCTTGCATGGTTTGCAGAACCGCGTTTACACTAACCCCTGCATCTTTACATTTTTCCAGATTTACATCCATCAGGTATTGCGGGAAACCAGGGTTAAATGGTGTTGTCGCATACTGAATTTCCGGACGTTTGGACAGTGCAGCAATAAACTGGTTATTGATCTTGAAGAACTCGTCTGTGGTATGTCCGCCTTTATCCTGAAGCTGGAATTCAAATCCTCCACTCTGACCAAATCCCTGTATCGTTGGCGGAGAAATAAAGAAGATACTCGCTTCTCTGATTCCTGCAGTTTTAGCAAAAAGCTGTCCGATTACCTCATTAACACTCAGTTTACGTTCATCCCAGGTTTTTAGCTTCAGGATAACCATACTATATGCACTACCGGCACCGGCAGTAAAGTTCTGCCCTACAATACGCAGGGTATTCTGAACACCGGGTATGGTATTGGCAATACTGTCAACCTGTTTGGTCACTTCTGCTGTACGCTCCATAGAGGATGAAGGTGGCAAACTGATATTGGCAAATACGGTTCCCTGATCTTCTGCCGGTACAAAAGCCGAAGGCGTAGTTTTCATCATATAAAACAAAGCAGCTGCTGCTATGACAATACTGCCTAAAACAATCCATTTTTTAACAGAAAGAAACTGTACTGAACGTTTATACTTGTTGGTTACGTTATCGAAAGCAACGTTAAAAGCAGTATAGAATCTTTGTATAAAACTCTGATGTTTATGATCATCTGCATGTGGCTTTAATAGCAGTGCGCAGAGTGCCGGACTTAATGTTAAAGCATTTATTGCCGACAGAATAATTGCTACGGCAAGTGTGATACCAAATTGCTTATAAAATACTCCAGTAGAGCCTGTAATAAAGGTAACCGGAATAAATACCGCTGCCATTACCAGGGTAATCGAGATAATCGCACCTGATATTTCGCCCATGGCATCTATAGTTGCCTTTTTAGCTGATTTATAACCATGATCCAGTTTGGCATGAACCGCTTCGACGACCACAATCGCATCATCCACCACAATACCAATGGCCAGTACGAGAGCGAAAAGTGTTAGCAGATTGATTGTAAAACCAAATAAATTCAGGAAGAAGAAAGTACCCACAATAGCCACGGGAACTGCAATTGCAGGCACCAGTGTTGATCTCAAATCCTGTAAAAAGATAAATACTACGATAAACACGAGAATAAATGCCTCGATCAGAGTATGAATTACTTTATCAATTGAAGCGTCAAGATTCTCATTGACGTCTACCAGTGTGGTATATTTTATTCCCTTAGGAAAGGTCTTTGCAGCGTCTTCAATAATCTTTTTCGAATTGTTGATTACATCTCTTGCATTGGAACCCGGAGTCTGACTGATAGCTACTGCTACAGATTCTTTACCATTGGTTTCAATGGTAGCGGTATAACTTAATGCGCCTAATTCTACTTTAGCTATATCTTTTAAGCGTAGTACCTGTCCTTTACCAACTGATTTAATGATAATATTTTCAAACTCAGTTGCTGTAGTTAAACGGCCTTTATATTTAATTACGTATTGAAATGCCTGGTTCCCATTTTCACCAAATTTACCTGGTGCAGCCTCAATATTCTGTTCAGCCAGTGCTGCAGAAATATCACTCGGTATCAGACTGTATTGCTGCATCATATCAGGTTTTAACCAGATACGCATGGAGTAATCTTTGGAACCGAAAACAGTTGCGTTACCAACCCCGGTAACACGCTGAATTTGCGGCACCAGATTGATCTTGGCATAATTCTGTAAAAAAGTCTGATCATATGTCTTATCATCACTGTATAAGGAGAAGATCAGCAGGTTACTGCTTTGACTTTTGGTTACTGTTACTCCTGCCTGAGTTACCTCTGCAGGCAATAAACTGGTTGCCCTGGATACCCTGTTCTGTACGTTGACAGCCGCTAAATCCGGGTCAGTTCCTACTTTAAAGTAAATTGAAATACTTGCCGCACCATCGTTTGTAGCGGTAGAAGTCATGTAGGTCATGTTCTCTACCCCATTAATCTGCTCTTCGAGCGGGATAACGATACTTTTTAAAACCACATCGGCATTTGCACCGGTATAACTGGCAGCAACATTAACCGTAGGCGGTGCTATATCTGGATACTGCGCTATTGGCAGTGACGTGAGTCCGAGTATCCCCAGAATAACAATAATCACAGAGATTACTGTTGAGAGTACCGGTCTTTGTATGAATATTTTAAACATCTTCTCTTATTTTAAATCTGCGTAAACAGTTTCCGGATTTTCGGCATTCGCTTTAATCTGCGTACCATCTTTTAAAGTTGCAACTCCCTCGAGTACAATCTGATCTCCTGCTTTCAGGCCATTTTCTACCACAAAGAAATTTCCTGCTGTATTTTCCATTACTGTAACGGCTACATTTTTGGTTTTTCCATCTGCTCCGACTACGACTACAAAACGTTTATCCTGTAATTCAAAAGTGGCACTCTGCGGAACCAGAATTACATCTTTCAAAGCATTTGGAATTCTTACTGTTGCACTGCTTCCACTGCGGATAATACCTTTAGGGTTTGGAAAACGGGCTCTGATATTGGCCGATCCTGTGGCTGTATTAATCAGGCCATTTACAGTTTCAATATTCCCTTCTTCTGTGTAAGGAGAACCATCAGAAAGTAACAGCGAAACTTTAGGCAGTTTAGCCAGTTTTTGTGCAAATGAACCACTACCGTCTTTAGTGAAATCTAATAAAAGCTTCTCATTCAATGCGAAATAAGCGTAGACATTCCCAATGCTTGAAACTGTCGTTAAAGGATCTGCAGTAGTGCTGCTCACCAGACTTCCCAAACGGAAAGGGATAGATCCAACTACACCATTAACCGGACTGATCACTGTTGTAAATCCCAAATTAGTTTTAGCATTAACCAGACTTGCTTTTGCTGTAGCAACTGCTGCCTGAGCAGATTCATAAGTATATTGAGCAGATTCCAGCTCATATTTACTTACTATATCTTTTTCTACCAGTGGCTTAACTTTATTGATAGCCAGTTTGGCCGCATTGAGTTTAGCCAGTGCGTCTGCTATACTTGCATTTGCTGTTCTGACTTCCTGCTCATACTGAGGTGCACTGATTTTAAAAAGTGGCTGACCAACTTTGACAACAGCACCTTCATCCACAAATATTTTATCAATGTATCCGTCTACTCTTGGTCTGATTTCAATATTCTGCTGTCCTTGTATACTGGCAGGGTAATCTGTGTTTAAAGTGGCAGATCTGGGCTCCAGTTTCAGAACTTTATATTCCTTCACCTGCCCAGCTGCGGCGGCGGCCTGAGCGGCCTTGTTTTTATCGTTGCCACATGAGGCGAGGGTTAATCCTGCAATGAACAGGAGCCCAATCTGTATTGATGTTTTCATATTATTATTACTTGCTGATGGGTTTTCTATTGTTTATTAATTATTTAATACGATTTATTATTCTGGGTAGATCATTTCTAAAATGAGTTGTTTTCTTTGTTTCATGAGTTTAGCATATTCATGATCATCTATTTTCATAAATCCTTTGCTTAAGGTAGAAGTGAGTAAAGGGTATGCCATTAAAGAAAACAGGTTCATCATAAAATGACGGGGGTCCATAGCCTTAATATTTCCCTTATCCATTTCAGCTTTTACTTCTTCAAGAAATGGCTTGGTATGACTGTCATGAACCTGATCAGCATGTCCCTGGTCATAACGGTTGGTTTCTGTAATCAGGAATAACTCCCGGTAAGGAAAAGCAATAGTCTGATCCATAAAAACGTGAATTAGTTTTTTCAGTTTTTCTTTAAAACTTTGTTTTCCTATAAATGCATCTCCCATAATCTGACGTAATTCGTCCAAAGCTTCTTCAGTAACCAGTTCAAACAGATGTTTTCTGGATCTGAAATAGTAATGGACAAGAGTTCTGTTCACACCGGCTGCATCAGCAATATCCTGAGTGGTTGCATGTAATTTTCCTTCTGCAAAGAATATCTTTTTGGCAGTGTCTTTAATTAGCTGTTCAGTTCCTTTGTCTTTTACTGGCATCTGTCTGTTGTTTAATATTAATGTTTGACAATTTTGTTAAGTATTAATATTAGTGATTGCCCGGATTTTAACCTGAGAATGCAGTCAAACCTGAAAAGATTCTCTCCTTTTATTGATATTAACCGGGAATGTGGGCAAATTAGGCAAAGCAGGTACGTTAAAAAAGAGAAATTGACCAGCAGGCAAAACACACCGACGAAAAGCAGTTTTGACAGGATTTAGCTAATCAGCAGTTTTCAGTAGTTTACTGACGTGACTTTCATCTGTCAGTCCGAATTCACTGGCAATTTGTTTAAGACTATAGTGTCCGCTGGCCATTCTTTTACGGATCAGAACCTTACGATAGTTACCGATATATTCACGAAGTGTCAGCCCTGCATTTCTCTTAAAATAAGGGCCGATATAATCAGCGGTAGTATGAAAATGTTTAGCCATCACCCCTGCTTTGAGTTTGTCTGGCGTGTAGATATGTTCATGGATATAGGCAAATACATTCTCCATTGCCCTGCTCCTGGCAACTGAAGAAGTGATTTCAGGAAGATTTCTTCTCAGGATTGTGGCAATTGCCATAATTTGCAGCCAGATAAGCCGCTCATTGGTTTGAATATCAGGTTTCAGCCCAATAATTACTTCATAGATCAGATCTATCAGATACTGATCAGTTGTACTTAATTGAAAACCTGATAAACGGGTTTCCCTGTTTTTAATCAGATATTCCATTTCCTGTACCCACTGATCTTTTATTTTTTCCTCGCCATGCAGATAGAAATCTGTAAACTTCAGAAAAACAAAACGGGTACTTTCTGTAATATCAAAGTAGTGTTCATCTTCGGGCCCCAGAAGAAACAGGTTGCCTTGCTGATAACTGATGATTTCTTTATTGAGATGATGGCTGCCTGTCCCTTTTTTAATATAAATCAGCTCATAATGATTGTGATTATGAACCGGATGCGGCCAGGTCTTAATTTCAAAATCCGAAATAATAACCGGCAGGAACTGGCGATAGCGTTTCATAGCGGAAAGATACAAAAACTTATCAGTGTTTTACCAGATCACAGCACTGTTTTACCTGCAAATTTGAATCATGAAAGAGATCAATATAACTTATCTGCTTGCCCGTCTGCCTATCGGCATGAGTATGCTTGGACATGGACTGGTGCGTTTACCTAAACTGGCTGCATTCAGCGAATGGATGGTCAGTTCTTTTAGTAAATCTGTATTGCCCGGGCTGCTGGTTTTGCCATTCAGCTATTTACTTCCTGTACTGGAGATGATTACAGGACTATT
This portion of the Pedobacter lusitanus genome encodes:
- a CDS encoding thiol-disulfide oxidoreductase DCC family protein; amino-acid sequence: MASALTIKKDIILFDGICNFCNSYINYVISHDEHNRFVFASLQSDTAKELSAAHQIDLQSLNSIIVIHHKKIFTRSDGIIHIAKHLKSKWSWLLLLAGYIPQSVRDYFYTLFANRRYSWFGQADSCMIPTKEVREKFLT
- a CDS encoding pseudouridine synthase, producing the protein MLEIVYQDDHLIAINKPHGLLVHRSSIANDAKEFALQMLRDQVDRRVSPVHRLDRKTGGLLLFAFEKDVEIAMQQQFQNGEVKKKYLAIVRGYAPDSEEIDYPLAKENGTIQEAFTAFVTLKRAELEVAFGKHPTSRYSLVEASPTTGRMHQLRKHFAHIFYPIIGDRKHGCNKQNRFFKEQWEMTTMLLHASELQFKHPVTQEDIHIQATVQDEFKRVMDLMSW
- a CDS encoding NUDIX hydrolase — encoded protein: MESDQKIIRQSKWMWENCLPHISLDCVVFGFHDNQLKVLLLKMEATQKWLLPGGFVLKNEHLQDAAHRVLFERTGAERIYLQEFGVFGSLNRSEGFFESYPDDLWYKQRFISAGFYALVDYTAVNVTPDEYSDTCQWSNIDDLPELAMDHQLIYDNALAILRQQLSHKPIGLNLLPERFTISELQKLYETILGRSLNRGNFYRRIMRFGILVKQEDPRKGGAHKAPYLYSFDPLKYQESLQGLDW
- a CDS encoding efflux transporter outer membrane subunit — its product is MTHKYNKQVFALLAAAALFSACSVTKTYETPKVNTDGLYRGQNVTDSATMASQPWQTLFTDEKLKVLIQRGLDQNVNLKNAIQNILQAQATLQQAKLAYLPTLSADASVTRSKQSSAGLNFPPGININTLTNTYKLSLSTSWEADIWGKLSSSKRAALAKYLETDAAKKAIQTQLIADIANNYYSLLALDQQLAITQETLKSRIINVETMKTLKEGAVVNGAAVVQSEASRYATEVSIPDLKKSIREAENAMHILLAENPGTVDRSTMESQSVPAALATGVPAQLLQNRPDVQQAELAFRGAFENTNLARTYFYPSLTLTASGGFSNLTLKNFFDKSVFYNLVGGLTQPIFNQGLNKARLKTAQSQQIQAMNNFQQSLLVAGQEVSNALYAYQTAVEKQDSRAKQVAALVKAVDYTQDLLRYSSATNYTDVLTSEQSLLAAQLSGVSDHLQKLQAVVNLYRALGGGWK
- a CDS encoding efflux RND transporter permease subunit, which codes for MFKIFIQRPVLSTVISVIIVILGILGLTSLPIAQYPDIAPPTVNVAASYTGANADVVLKSIVIPLEEQINGVENMTYMTSTATNDGAASISIYFKVGTDPDLAAVNVQNRVSRATSLLPAEVTQAGVTVTKSQSSNLLIFSLYSDDKTYDQTFLQNYAKINLVPQIQRVTGVGNATVFGSKDYSMRIWLKPDMMQQYSLIPSDISAALAEQNIEAAPGKFGENGNQAFQYVIKYKGRLTTATEFENIIIKSVGKGQVLRLKDIAKVELGALSYTATIETNGKESVAVAISQTPGSNARDVINNSKKIIEDAAKTFPKGIKYTTLVDVNENLDASIDKVIHTLIEAFILVFIVVFIFLQDLRSTLVPAIAVPVAIVGTFFFLNLFGFTINLLTLFALVLAIGIVVDDAIVVVEAVHAKLDHGYKSAKKATIDAMGEISGAIISITLVMAAVFIPVTFITGSTGVFYKQFGITLAVAIILSAINALTLSPALCALLLKPHADDHKHQSFIQRFYTAFNVAFDNVTNKYKRSVQFLSVKKWIVLGSIVIAAAALFYMMKTTPSAFVPAEDQGTVFANISLPPSSSMERTAEVTKQVDSIANTIPGVQNTLRIVGQNFTAGAGSAYSMVILKLKTWDERKLSVNEVIGQLFAKTAGIREASIFFISPPTIQGFGQSGGFEFQLQDKGGHTTDEFFKINNQFIAALSKRPEIQYATTPFNPGFPQYLMDVNLEKCKDAGVSVNAVLQTMQGYYGGLYASNFNKFGKQYRVMVQAAAEFRANPEGLNKIFVRNNAGNMAPITEFVKMTRVYGPESISRFNLFSSISITGAPNPGFSSGDAIKAIQEVAATTLPAGYGYEFSGLTREELASGSETIFIFVLCLIFVYFLLSAQYESYILPFAVLLSIPFGLAGAYLFSIIFKLNSNIYLQISLIMLIGLLAKNGILIVEFALDRRRNGMPVVQSAIEGAVARLRPILMTSFAFIFGLVPLMFSTGAGAVGNKSIGTGAVGGMLIGTLLGVFVIPVLFIIFQNLQEKISGPAKKSYDEDDEEEEL
- a CDS encoding efflux RND transporter periplasmic adaptor subunit, whose amino-acid sequence is MKTSIQIGLLFIAGLTLASCGNDKNKAAQAAAAAGQVKEYKVLKLEPRSATLNTDYPASIQGQQNIEIRPRVDGYIDKIFVDEGAVVKVGQPLFKISAPQYEQEVRTANASIADALAKLNAAKLAINKVKPLVEKDIVSKYELESAQYTYESAQAAVATAKASLVNAKTNLGFTTVISPVNGVVGSIPFRLGSLVSSTTADPLTTVSSIGNVYAYFALNEKLLLDFTKDGSGSFAQKLAKLPKVSLLLSDGSPYTEEGNIETVNGLINTATGSANIRARFPNPKGIIRSGSSATVRIPNALKDVILVPQSATFELQDKRFVVVVGADGKTKNVAVTVMENTAGNFFVVENGLKAGDQIVLEGVATLKDGTQIKANAENPETVYADLK
- a CDS encoding TetR/AcrR family transcriptional regulator produces the protein MPVKDKGTEQLIKDTAKKIFFAEGKLHATTQDIADAAGVNRTLVHYYFRSRKHLFELVTEEALDELRQIMGDAFIGKQSFKEKLKKLIHVFMDQTIAFPYRELFLITETNRYDQGHADQVHDSHTKPFLEEVKAEMDKGNIKAMDPRHFMMNLFSLMAYPLLTSTLSKGFMKIDDHEYAKLMKQRKQLILEMIYPE
- a CDS encoding AraC family transcriptional regulator, whose amino-acid sequence is MKRYRQFLPVIISDFEIKTWPHPVHNHNHYELIYIKKGTGSHHLNKEIISYQQGNLFLLGPEDEHYFDITESTRFVFLKFTDFYLHGEEKIKDQWVQEMEYLIKNRETRLSGFQLSTTDQYLIDLIYEVIIGLKPDIQTNERLIWLQIMAIATILRRNLPEITSSVARSRAMENVFAYIHEHIYTPDKLKAGVMAKHFHTTADYIGPYFKRNAGLTLREYIGNYRKVLIRKRMASGHYSLKQIASEFGLTDESHVSKLLKTAD
- a CDS encoding DoxX family protein codes for the protein MKEINITYLLARLPIGMSMLGHGLVRLPKLAAFSEWMVSSFSKSVLPGLLVLPFSYLLPVLEMITGLLLLSGLFTRFAVLLGSAIMLALVFGSCMIEQWENVFIQVLYGAYFSLLYRYLNFNSLSADQLIIKK